The following are from one region of the bacterium genome:
- the mtnA gene encoding S-methyl-5-thioribose-1-phosphate isomerase yields the protein MHVKTIEWMGDSVRLIDQRKLPLKEIYVKCKNYKDVAFAIKSMQIRGAPAIGVAAAFGIALGALKIKTGKKEKFLEEIKEISRVIASTRPTAVNLFWAVRRMNDYISKNSGQPVSFLKKGLVEEAIKIYEEDIAINKKIGLFGAGLIKNNDTILTHCNAGALATAGYGTALGVIRKAHDEGKKIKVFVDETRPFLQGARLTAWELKEEGIPHVLITDNMAGYFMSKGMINKVIVGADRIAVNGDTANKVGTYSIAILAKEHKIPFYVAAPMSTIDISIPDGSHIPIEERNSKEVTHIMGKQISPDKIDTFNPAFDVTPNKYISAIITEKGVLYHPFKKSICQITTIK from the coding sequence ATGCATGTGAAAACAATAGAGTGGATGGGAGATTCTGTCCGTTTGATTGACCAGAGGAAACTTCCGTTAAAAGAGATATATGTAAAATGCAAGAATTATAAAGATGTAGCATTTGCGATTAAATCAATGCAGATACGCGGGGCGCCTGCTATTGGTGTGGCAGCCGCATTCGGAATCGCTCTGGGAGCGTTGAAAATAAAAACCGGAAAGAAAGAAAAATTTTTAGAAGAAATAAAAGAGATTTCGCGGGTCATCGCAAGTACTAGGCCGACCGCGGTCAATCTTTTTTGGGCAGTCAGAAGAATGAATGATTATATAAGTAAAAATTCAGGGCAGCCAGTTTCTTTTTTAAAAAAGGGATTAGTTGAGGAAGCAATCAAGATATATGAAGAAGATATCGCAATCAATAAAAAAATAGGATTATTCGGAGCCGGCCTGATAAAAAATAATGATACGATACTTACTCATTGCAATGCGGGCGCCCTGGCGACGGCAGGATATGGAACCGCGCTTGGGGTTATAAGGAAAGCGCACGATGAAGGCAAAAAGATAAAAGTGTTTGTAGATGAAACAAGGCCGTTTTTACAGGGTGCAAGGCTTACGGCGTGGGAATTGAAAGAAGAAGGCATTCCGCATGTCTTAATTACCGACAATATGGCGGGATATTTTATGAGTAAAGGCATGATAAACAAAGTTATTGTCGGGGCCGACCGGATTGCGGTCAACGGGGATACGGCAAACAAGGTTGGGACATATAGTATCGCGATATTGGCAAAGGAGCATAAAATACCTTTCTATGTTGCGGCACCTATGTCCACAATTGATATTTCCATCCCGGATGGTTCCCATATACCCATTGAGGAAAGAAATTCAAAAGAAGTAACGCATATCATGGGAAAACAAATATCACCGGATAAAATTGATACTTTTAATCCAGCATTTGATGTTACCCCAAACAAGTATATTTCCGCGATTATTACGGAAAAAGGGGTGCTTTACCATCCCTTTAAAAAATCAATATGCCAGATCACTACTATTAAATAA